The Celeribacter baekdonensis genomic interval AAACGCCATCAACTCTTTGGTCTTTGCCTCAAGAGCCCCATCCCCGGATGCGGCCTTCACAAGCTGGCTATAGGGCATCAAAACCGAGGGAGCCGCCTTGAAAAGCGCGCCCACGCGCTTGTCGATGGATGTCGCATTCTCTTGGTAGGTCGTCGTCACTGTCTAAGGTCTCCCGCATAGGTTCGCAGACGCCAGCCCGAAGATGTCACCTCGGATGCGCCTCACATTTTGTCGCACTGTCCGGCCAGCATCCCAAAGGACAGAGAATTTCGAAAGCCCCAAGAGGGCCGTTGCCCGCGCATCCCGAAAACTGTCTCAACACGCGCAAAGTGAGACAGTTTTCGAGGCCGTCCTGCACCTGGGCCACAGACCAAAGGCAATCAGGCGTGCGACATGAGCGGGATGTACAGAGCGGAGCGCAGGCTAGACAACGGAGCGTCGCCTCAATAGATACGAAGAGATCGCAGTCACGACGCACTGCCGAAAAAGGCCTTGCCCTCGTCATGAGCAACCCTATCTTTCAGCTTCTCGAACACCGCAGCTCGTGCCGCGCCTTCCTGCCGGACGTGGTGCCTTTGGCCGACCTGCGCGCCATCCTCTCTGCCGCGCGACGCGCGCCGAGTGGCGCAAACCTTCAGCCCGGCGGCTTTCATGTCTTGACCGGCGCGCCACTTGACCGGCTCCGCGCGGTGCTTGCCGATGTTGCCCAAAGCCCGCCCGAACCCTCCGAATACAGTTATTTCCCAAATCCGTTGCCGCCCCATCTGCGCGCGCGACAACGCAGCGCCGGATATGCGCTTTACCATGCCTTAGGGATCGAGCGACGCGACATCGCCGGACGACAGGCGCAATTTGCCAAAAACTACCGGTTCTTCGAGGCCCCTGTCGGCATCGTTGTGACGATTGATCGCAACATGGGCGCGGGCTGTTTTATGGATTTGGGCATGGCGTTGATGGCCCTGATGCTCCATGCGCAGAGCATGGGCTATGGCACCTGTGGCATCGGGGCACTGGCCAATCACGGGCGGTTGACGCATCAAACGCTCGGCTTAGCGCAGGACGACATCGTGGTCTGCGGGATCGCTCTTGGCCGAGCGGACACACAGGCCCCCGTCAATGCGGTCACGACGGAGCGCGCGCCGATTGAGGACTACGCGACATTCCACGGTTTCGAGGAAAATTCTCCCGATGAACGTGGCTGAAATCTATCTAAGAGACAGGCCGCTTCGGGCCGACACTGGGTCCGATGACGTCGAGGGCGATGAGGCTGCGGCCTTGCGGCGCTTGCTGAGATGTCTCACCTCCGGTCAATCCTTTCGCGTGCAACCTCGCCCCCCTTTCGTTCTGGCGATCGCGGGCCGGGAGGCCATCGAATGTTGTACATCGGGAAGCACCGGACAGCCAAAGGTCATCCGGCGCAGCCGAAGCTCATGGACCGCAAGTTTTGCCGTCAACCGTGCACTGTTTGACGTCGCCCCCACAGATCGGGCTGCGGTTTTTGGGGCCTTGAGCCATTCTCTGACGCTTTACGGCATCGCAGAATCCCATCACTGCGGGCTTGGTCTTCACCTGCTGCACGGGCTGCGGCCCAAAGCGCAGATCGAACACCTGACCCGCCACCAGATCAGCGTGATCTATGCGACGCCGACGCAGCTGAGGCTGTTGAGCGGTCCCCCCGTCCCTTCGGTGCGTGTCGTGCTGTGCGGTGGCGGGCGCCTTGATACGGCAACGCATGCGCATGTCGCGCAGATGTTTCCCCGCGCCGAGCTTCGCGCATTCTATGGCGCCTCCGAGACAAGTTTTGTGACGCTGACGGATGCACAGACGCCCGCCGGGTCGGTCGGCCGCGCCTATCCCGGCGTGACCCTGGACATCCGCGCGGCGCAGGACGGTGTGGGTGAGGTTTGGGTGCAAAGCCCCTATCTGTTCGATCAGTATGTCGATGGCGAAAGTGCCGCGACACGATGGGATGGGAGCGCCGTGACCGTTGGAGAGATCGGACGCCTCGA includes:
- a CDS encoding nitroreductase, whose translation is MSNPIFQLLEHRSSCRAFLPDVVPLADLRAILSAARRAPSGANLQPGGFHVLTGAPLDRLRAVLADVAQSPPEPSEYSYFPNPLPPHLRARQRSAGYALYHALGIERRDIAGRQAQFAKNYRFFEAPVGIVVTIDRNMGAGCFMDLGMALMALMLHAQSMGYGTCGIGALANHGRLTHQTLGLAQDDIVVCGIALGRADTQAPVNAVTTERAPIEDYATFHGFEENSPDERG
- a CDS encoding AMP-binding protein; translated protein: MNVAEIYLRDRPLRADTGSDDVEGDEAAALRRLLRCLTSGQSFRVQPRPPFVLAIAGREAIECCTSGSTGQPKVIRRSRSSWTASFAVNRALFDVAPTDRAAVFGALSHSLTLYGIAESHHCGLGLHLLHGLRPKAQIEHLTRHQISVIYATPTQLRLLSGPPVPSVRVVLCGGGRLDTATHAHVAQMFPRAELRAFYGASETSFVTLTDAQTPAGSVGRAYPGVTLDIRAAQDGVGEVWVQSPYLFDQYVDGESAATRWDGSAVTVGEIGRLDERGYLFLMGRRDRMVTIADRNVHPEALETLLATLLPDRLSAVVTRPDARRGHVLVAYIETGTEPPPDDAWLRQEITQRLGAIMVPRKILLTAQFPLLASGKPDLAGLTQALPWP